In one window of Helianthus annuus cultivar XRQ/B chromosome 17, HanXRQr2.0-SUNRISE, whole genome shotgun sequence DNA:
- the LOC110922061 gene encoding protein transport protein sec23-1, protein MADQNPNFPPGFSVGITPSTPEPTQSRRPDTKLSPPPFTPRFAPPTTQSNQILSPHVPLSSNGVRTVSPLPHLSTPPGPPVFSSPVQPAAVPFRTSPVTPQPVAFAAAAPATPPSGYSDGANEVQQQVPSNAEDMVFLSDAPNVLLSARKVLKQKKLMNVPSLGFGALVSPGREVLQGPQIIQQDPQRCQNCGAYANLYCNILLGSGQWQCVICRNLNGSEGRYIAPTKEDLLNLPELAFPMVDFVQTGNRRPGFIPVSDSRMSAPIVLVVDDCLDEPHLQHLQSSLHAFVDSLPPTTRIGVISYGKMVSVYDLSEGSIASADLLPGSVSPSQESLKQLVYGAGIYLSPIHASLPVVHSIFSSLRPYNSNLPEASRDRCMGAAVEVALAIIQGPSAEMSQGVVKKPGGSSRIIVCAGGPNTYGPGSVPHSFSHPNYPHMEKTALKWMEHMGREAYKRNTQIDILCAGTCPVRVPVLQPLAKASGGILILHDDFGEAFGVNLQRASTRAAGSHGLMEIRCSDDVTVSQVIGPGEEAHTDNHEAFKNDNSVSIQMLSVEETQSFAVSMETRGNIKTDFVYLQFGILFSNLYQADITRVITVRLPTVDSVSAYLDSVQDEVAAVLIAKRSLLRAKTGPDAIDVRTTIDERIKDITSRFGSQMPNSKLYQFPKELSHIPEILFHLRRGPLLGSIVGHEDERSVLRDIFLNASFDLSLRMVAPRCLMHREGGTFEELPAHDLAMQSDAAVVLDHGTDVFIWLGAELAAQEGKSAAALAACRTLAEELTEMRFPAPRILAFKEGSSQARYFVSRLIPAHKDPPYEQEARFPQLRTLSAEQRAKLKSSFIHFDEPSFCEWMRSLKVLAPEAS, encoded by the exons ATGGCAgaccaaaaccctaatttcccACCTGGATTTTCAGTCGGAATCACCCCGTCCACCCCCGAGCCAACGCAGTCGCGTAGACCCGACACGAAACTGAGCCCACCGCCTTTTACCCCCCGATTTGCACCACCAACGACTCAATCAAACCAGATACTTTCCCCACACGTGCCTTTATCTTCGAATGGCGTTAGAACCGTGAGCCCGCTTCCACATCTGAGCACGCCGCCAGGGCCGCCTGTGTTTTCTTCGCCGGTGCAGCCTGCTGCTGTGCCGTTTAGAACGTCTCCGGTGACCCCTCAACCTGTTGCGTTTGCTGCTGCTGCACCGGCGACACCCCCTTCAGGTTATTCGGATGGTGCGAATGAGGTTCAACAACAGGTGCCGAGTAATGCGGAAGATATGGTGTTTCTTTCTGATGCACCAAATGTTTTACTCTCTGCACGTAAG GTACTGAAACAAAAGAAACTAATGAACGTACCCAGTTTGGGTTTCGGGGCACTGGTTTCTCCCGGACGGGAAGTCCTACAGGGTCCGCAAATAATTCAACAAGATCCACAACGTTGCCAAAATTGCGGAGCTTACGCAAATCTCTATTGCAACATCTTGCTTGGATCGGGCCAGTGGCAATGCGTAATTTGTCGGAATTTAAATGGTAGTGAAGGCAGATACATAGCGCCCACCAAAGAAGACCTTCTCAATCTACCCGAACTAGCATTCCCGATGGTTGACTTTGTGCAAACCGGGAACAGAAGACCCGGTTTCATTCCCGTTTCTGATTCTCGTATGTCGGCACCGATTGTTCTCGTAGTTGACGACTGTTTAGACGAACCCCATCTCCAACATTTGCAGAGTTCGTTACACGCGTTTGTGGATTCACTTCCACCCACAACGAGAATCGGTGTTATATCGTATGGAAAAATGGTTTCGGTTTATGATCTTTCGGAAGGATCGATTGCGTCAGCCGATTTGTTACCGGGAAGTGTTTCTCCGAGTCAAGAATCGTTGAAACAACTCGTTTATGGAGCCGGGATTTATTTGTCTCCTATTCATGCTTCTTTACCGGTAGTACACTCGATATTTTCGTCTTTAAGACCGTATAACTCGAATCTTCCGGAAGCTTCTAGAGACCGTTGCATGGGGGCAGCAGTTGAGGTGGCGTTAGCGATTATTCAAGGCCCGTCAGCTGAAATGTCACAAGGGGTTGTGAAAAAACCGGGAGGTAGTAGTAGAATAATCGTGTGTGCGGGTGGACCGAACACGTATGGGCCCGGGTCGGTCCCACATTCGTTTAGTCATCCGAACTATCCCCACATGGAGAAAACCGCTTTAAAATGGATGGAACACATGGGTCGTGAAGCATATAAACGTAATACGCAAATCGACATTTTATGTGCAGGAACTTGTCCGGTTCGGGTTCCGGTTTTACAACCGTTAGCGAAAGCTTCAGGCGGGATTTTGATCTTGCATGACGATTTCGGTGAAGCGTTTGGTGTGAATTTACAACGAGCTTCAACGCGGGCTGCGGGTTCTCACGGGCTTATGGAAATTCGGTGTTCGGATGATGTAACGGTTTCTCAAGTTATAGGCCCGGGTGAAGAGGCCCATACGGATAACCATGAAGCGTTTAAGAACGATAATTCCGTCTCGATACAAATGTTAAGTGTGGAAGAAACACAAAGTTTTGCAGTGTCGATGGAGACACGCGGAAATATCAAAACCGATTTCGTGTACTTACAGTTCGGAATTTTGTTTTCGAATTTATATCAAGCGGATATCACGAGGGTGATTACGGTTCGATTGCCGACAGTTGATAGTGTTTCAGCTTATCTCGACAGTGTTCAAGATGAGGTGGCGGCGGTTCTTATCGCTAAAAGGAGTCTTTTACGCGCCAAAACCGGCCCGGATGCAATCGATGTAAGGACAACAATCGATGAACGGATTAAAGATATTACTAGTAGATTCGGGTCACAAATGCCAAACTCAAAGCTTTATCAGTTTCCGAAAGAGCTGTCGCATATACCTGAGATATTGTTTCATCTCAGGCGGGGTCCACTTTTGGGTAGTATTGTCGGACACGAGGACGAGAGGTCGGTTTTGAGGGATATTTTTTTAAACGCGTCTTTCGATTTGTCGCTTCGGATGGTTGCTCCGAGATGTCTTATGCACCGTGAAGGAGGAACGTTTGAAGAACTTCCGGCGCATGATCTTGCAATGCAATCTGATGCAGCTGTTGTTCTTGATCATGGGACAGATGTCTTCATTTGGctg GGTGCTGAACTTGCAGCCCAAGAAGGAAAAAGTGCAGCGGCATTAGCGGCGTGCCGAACGTTGGCGGAAGAACTAACGGAGATGAGATTTCCCGCTCCTAGAATTCTTGCGTTTAAA GAGGGTAGTTCTCAGGCGAGGTATTTTGTGTCTCGGCTAATTCCTGCACACAAGGACCCTCCGTATGAGCAA GAAGCAAGATTTCCTCAGCTTCGAACTTTGAGTGCAGAACAAAGGGCAAAGTTGAAAAGCAGTTTTATTCACTTTGATGAACCAAGCTTCTGTGAATGGATGCGTAGTCTCAAAGTATTGGCACCCGAAGCGAGCTAA